The region gaacttgtgggaagtgcggcaagagccatgacggGCCAtgcaagactggggtatgctacaaatgcgggaaggaaggacattttgcgagggactgcccgaaggggttctcggtttgcttccattgcaaccagaccggccatcggaaggccgagtgcccccagcttcagaggTCAGCGCAGAAATCTACGCTTGTGGTTCGAGCTGCTgagacccggccagtgaaggccgaagcaccgaaggctagggggagagccttccagctgactgcggaggaggtccgcacagcacctgacgtcgtggcgggtatgtgatctttatctattttatattgagtttatgctattgtgattgctatatgttatgcgtaggtacttttcttgtgagttatgtacctgcattagttttattcgactcgggtgcgagtcggtctttcatatCTATGACTTTTAGTTGGCACATTAGTATTCcgagagaggcgttgagtcgacctctgcgggttTCCATAGCAAATGAGCATGAGGTATGTGCTACCAAGGTGATACGTGGATGCgtgctggagatcttcggggtggagtacccgattgatctgattccgattgctatgggggatgtttgtgtcatagtaggcatggattggttgagccgtttcggggctgtcatagattgtgagcgtcaattggtgacgatccgagatcctagtgggggagcgctgacggtttatggcgaggggactcgtggtggttcggtgttctgttcggccgctagagcgaggcggagtttgcagcagggctgcaaggggttcgtagcctaCGTGTCGGATGTACGagaggccgctgggaggccaagttcagtggatgaggTGCCGATAGTGCGTGATTTTCCGGACGTGTTTtctgaggagttgtcgggtgtgcctcccgagaggcaggtggaatttcgtatcgatttgattcccggggctgcacctatcgctaaggcaccatatcggctagcaccgccagagatgcaggagttatcctcacagctgcaagagctgttggggaaagggttcatccgtcccagtagctcaccctggggagcgtcgatcctttttgtcaagaaaaaggatggttcacaccggatgtgcattgattaccgggagttgaacaagttggcggtcaagaaccattatccattaccaaggatcgatgatctattcgatcagttgcagggggcgtcttggttctccaagatagacctgaggtcaggatatcaccagatgagggttcgggatgaggatatccagaagatggcgtttaggactcgttacgggcattacgagttcgtggtgatgccattcgggctcaccaatgcacccgcggctttcatggacctcatgaatagggtatgtaggtcgatgttggatcgatcagtaattgtattcattgatgatatcatggtgtattcgaggaccagagagcagcatgaggagcatttgagggagctcctcggagttttgagatcggagaggctattcgccaaattctccaagtgcgatttttggttacgggaggtccagttcttaggacatctcgttaaccagaatgggatattggttgacccagccaagatcgaggctgtgatgagttgggaagtgtcGAGGTCACCTGCGGAGATCCGGAGCTTCTTGGggctggcaggctattatcggagatttatcagggacttctccaaaattgttgtgccacttaccaagttaacccagaagggtgttactttctcatggggtccggagcagcatacctcatttgagacccttcgctagagattgtgcgaagctcccgtGCTTGCAttgccggaagggatggaggattttgtggtgtactgtgatgcatcgatatcggggttgggagtggtgttgatgcagagagggcgtGTGATCGCGTACGCgtcgaggcagttaaagcctcatgagacgagatatcccacccatgatctggagttgggggttgtggttttcgccctcaagatctggtgtcactatttgtatggggttcggtgtacgatatacacggaccacaagagcttgaagtacttgatggatcagccaaatctgaatatgcggcagaggagatggttggatgtggtaaaggattatgattgtgagatcctgtaccacccgggcaaggctaatgtggtagccgacaccctgagtcgtagggcagagagtgccccattgcgagacatatgtttgaggttgacggtgatgaccccgatTTTTGGACGCCATCcgaggggctcaggctgaggctgCGAGATCAGAAAATCATAAAAGAGAGCGGGTGGTTGGTCaggtatcggaattcgttaccgatagtcggggacttatgacgtttcagggtcggatttgggtaccgtctgtgggcgggacgcgtaccattttgatggaggaggtacatcgatcgaagttctcgatccatcccggggctaccaagatgtatttggacctaaagaaggagtattggtggccctatatgaagagggatgttgcttggttcgtcgagaggtgcctaacttgtcgccaagttaaggccgagcaccagcgtccgcatggtaagctgcaaccgttggagattcctgagtggaagtgggaacagattaccatggattttatcaccaaattgccaaggactgcgagaggagtcgatgcaatttgggtgatcgtggacaggttgacgaagagcgctcattttcttgctattagtgagagctcttctgctgagaggttggcagagttgtatgtgaaggaggtggtatcgcggcatggggttccgatgtcgattgtttcagatcgagacgtgcgatttacttctagattttggaagaagtttcacgaggagttagatacgaggctgcatttcagtaccacgtaccacccacagaccgatgggcagagtgagcggacgattcagacgctcgaggacatgcttcgagcatgtgtgttggacttcggcggGAGCTGGGACGCGTATTTGCCCttagcggagttttcctacaacaacagccatcattcgagcatcggtatgccaccctttgagctattgtatgggaggagatggcgtacccctatttgctggggtgaggtagggcaacacgtgatgggtagtacggagattgtgcttcagacgaccgagcaaatccagcaggtcagacagaggttgttgaccgctcagagtcaccagaagagttatgcagatagacgtCGAACCgaactcgagttccaggtcggtgattatgttctcctgaaggtatctccttggaaaggagtgatccgattcaagaagaggggcaagctaggaccccggtatattggaccatttcggGTGATCGAGAGGGTgagcagggtagcatatcgcttggagctacccgcggaattggagcggattcataataccttccatgtgtctcagttgaggaagtgtatagccgacgagtcggcggtagtgccgttaggggacattcaggtggatgcgagcctgaattacgcggagagaccaatTGCGATTgaggatcgaaagatcaaggttctgcggaacaaggaggtgcccttggttttggttcggtggcaacatcggaaggggtccgagatgacttgggaaccggagtgtgagatgcgtgagcagcatccggagttatttgtagagcgagacttcgagggcgaagtctagttctagtgggggagaattgtaacagcccggattcccaggtattatttatttatttactttgatactttgtgaggagactcggcgagttggagcttagactcgccgagtataatcgcggatttggacgcgggttcgcgtccggactcggcgagtccacgctgttaggtgcatttcatgcattcatttttatagttttagttcataaaagtgcattacatttaggtttaaactcatgcattttgtatattttcgggatttttcatgatgcaattccattCACACGCTTTTAGGATATTTCAGGGACTTatgaaggttggatcatgttgGAGGAAGTTATCAAGAGTTGGAGATAAAGTTGTAGAAGTTTTGGAGCTTTGaagagagagaatgaagaaatgaagaatttgGCTTCtacccattttgtagctttatttcataaaagtacattgcatttaggcttaaactcatgcattttgcatgtttttagggatttttcatgaggcaacttcattcaaatacttttgtgatatttcagggaATTTTGGAGGTAGGATATTGTTGGAGGAGGTAAATAAGAGTTACGGACAAAATTTCGGGACTTGAAGAGCACCGAGGAGCAATATATCAAAGAAACGAAGATTTTGGCTTTACAGACGTTTACACGGCCATGTAAATGGAAGCCTTGCGTTTACGCGGGCAGTGTAAACGTAGATTTCTGCGCAGTATATTTTTgcgtttacacgggccgtgtaaatgacagtgttaatttccacgggccgtgtaaacgtaaatGCGGGTTTTAAACCagtttttcaccattcttaaaGGGGGGAACCGACTTTTTACTTTAGGGGATCGACTTTTGGAGTAGAGAAGGCGATTTCTTGAGGATTTTGGTgttgattaacacttgggaacatttgatttcattttgtaagaactttaatttcattttctagatttgtgatcttgttctagtcatgagtggctagaaccctagtttctccaactttatgtcttgactttttagttgtgatttcaatcatgtgaTTTGATGTTTACTTCCAATTCCtacctagtgaatttgattttgtttcaattgaatgtttgattctaattgtaattcttattggccatttgaattagggttaggtcattcaagttatctaattgcaaaatccgtaattgttttgtgaattggactaagtaacaaacactaaattgatttccattgaatgaatttagtgtaaatcttattcacatactCTTAAACTCCcaagcttgtgaggagtattgggtgttgttgggaacattcacataaatcatattgcAACCTTTTGATTTctatctaagagcttgtttagacttaaattagaaggttaggttattttcaaagagcttgttttgaatttgacaacttggtgaatgggaagtgttagaacttgttaacactttcaagtaccaacttaggtgAAACTGAGTAGATATTATTTCATCATTGGAATCACATTGTCAAAttgtcttgcatagagttggagttATCACAAATCCTtaatttgtttcatttaattgATCATCTACGTATTGCTTTATCCACTTGTTTAAATCATTGCATACCAACCCCCCCATTTATGTGAACCTTATTGTACCTTCCGCAAAAAAGGTATAAAcacttgtcccgtgtctctgtggattgaccctacttaccttgtagtaCATTATTAGTGCATAGTAGTAGTGTTTAAGGAGTCATTtgtaccctttatttgttgggtttgacacgcctaacaaattggcgccgttgccggggatacggtagtactaattgtttatgccaagATCTTTTCGCACAGGTACACCATTACCAGTTGATTTGGAGATAGAAAAATCTGCTAAACAGAGAAGGAAGCAAGCCAGACTTTTAACGAAACAACAAAAATCCGGAGCTTCTTCATCAAATCTATCAACTACATCCTATCCAACATCCAAAAGTATCACCCCACCATCTACACCTACTCTTACCATGGCAGACAACCATGGAGGAAATCAAAATCCTCCACATCCACCACCTAAACAAACCTTTAGACAATGGGCCACTCAAGATGTCACCCAACAACCTTTGTGCATAAATTACCCTGCAACAATCAAATTTGAACTCAAGTCTGGACTCATCCATTTGTTACCCTCATTCCATGGTCTTGAGAATGAAGACCCAcataaattccttaaggaatttcatGTTGTTTGTGTGGGTATGAAGCCACATGAAGTCACAGAAGATCAAATCAAGTTAAGGGCATTTCCCTTTGCTTTACAAGATTCAGCCAAGGAGTGGTTGTATGACTTACCACCGGGGTCAGTCACAACATGGAATGAACTTGCAAGGATGTTTCTGGATAAATATTTTCCCGAAATAAGAGCATCAGCTTTACGTAGAGAGATAATTGGCATCAAGCAACAAAAGAGAGAAGCATTGCATACTTATTGGGAACGGTTCAAGAAATTATGCTCAAGATGTCCACAACATGGGATTACAGAATATCAATTGCTGCAGTATTTTTGTGAAGGAATGTCATCTCGGGATAGGAGATTACTCAATGCATCAAGTGGTGGATCTATAGCTGATAAGACTCCAACAGAAATCAGAGTTCTTATAAAAAACATGGCAGAAGAGTCTAAACATACAGTCCAAGAAGAAGAGTGGTACAGTGACGCACCAAGGGGGGTGAAAGAAATTTCTACTCCAAAAATTGAAAGTCAACTTTCTGAGTTGACTAAGGTAGTAATGATGCTTGCAAAAGACAAGGGCATGCAACCACCAACAGTTAGACCTTGTGGCATTTGTACACAAGTTGGACATCCTACTGACATGTGCCCCATGTTACAAGAAGATGTAGAGCCAGTTCAAGCTATGGGATTTTCAAGTCAACAGCAAGGAAACTTCTAGCCACGAAGCAATCCAAATTGGCATCAACCTAATACCAATTTTCAGCCTAGACCAACACCTTATCAACCAACCCCCCCATTTATGTGAACATTATTGTACCTTCCGCAAAAAAAGGTATAAAcacttgtcccgtgtctctgtggattgaccctacttaccttgtagtaCATTATTAGTGCATAGTAGTAGTGTTTAAGGAGTCATTtgtaccctttatttgttgggtttgacacgcctaataTTGTGCTGACCAAATGATTAGACGATGTGTGGATCAATATGAGGTATCTTCTATCTTAACATTTTGTCACTCTTATGCTTGTGGAGGACATTTTGGTCCTCAAAGGACTGCAAGAAAAGTCTTAGAGAGTGGATTTTACTGGCCAAGTATTTTCCATGACTCTTATGTTTTTTGTTCAAGCTGTGATAAATGTCAACGAATGGGCTCTTTAAGCTCAAAGAATCAAATGCCCCTAAACCCCATATTAGTTTGTGAAATTTTTGATGTTTGGGGCATTGATTTTATGGGACCTTTTCCATCATCTtcgggttttatttatattcttttGGCTGTGGACTATGTTTCCAAGTGGGTGGAAGCAAAGGCTACCCGTACTAACGATTCAAAAGTTGTGATAGATTTCTTGAAGGCTAACATTTTTTCTAGATTTGGTGTTCCAAAGGCCTTGATTAGTGATCGTGGTACACATTTTTGTAATCGTATACTCGGGAGTGTTTTGAAGAAATATGGTGTCACTCATAAAGTTTCCAcatcataccacccacaaacaaatGGACAAGCTGAGGTGAGCAATCGACAAATCAAGGGCATTTTGGAGAAAACCGTTAATACAACAAGGAAAGATTGGAGTACACGCCTTGATGATGCTTTGTGGGCGTACCGCACTGCATACAAAACTCCAATTGGAATGTCTCCATATCGTATCGTTTTTGGAAAGCCGTGTCGATTACCCGTTGAGTTGGAACATAGGGCCTATTAGGCGATCAAACAGTTCAACATGGATTTAAGTGAATCGGGAAAGAAAAGGAAGCTGGACATACAAGAACTTGAGGAAATCCGCAATGAAGCGTATGAGAATGAGGTTCTTTATAAGGAAAAGACCAGAGCATTCCATGACAAGATGATTACACGCAAGGTATTTCACAAAGGTCAAAAGGTACTACTTTACCATTCGCGTTTTAAATTGATTCCTGGTAAATTAAGGTCCCGTTGGGTGGGACCATTTGTTGTCACTAATGTTTTTGAGCATGGTGCAATAGAAATCACAAGTGAGAAAACCGGGAAGATTTTTAAGGTAAATGGTCACCGTTTGAAGCCTTATTATGAAGGATTTCAAGTCAAGAAtgaagaggtggaggaagtaatGGATCCAAAGTATGAAAATTGACAAATAGTTGGGGTCCAAGTCGAGCCAACGACATTAAAAAGGGGCAgctaaccgggaggcaacccgggggtatttttgtcatttcgtatattttcattgtatttttttttcttgttttcaaACTTCCAAGTTGTTTTTCATGCTAAAGAAGGTTAAAAACCATTTTTCGGGCAATAGAGGTTTAGCAGGTTGCAATTTCAAAAAgtgaaaaaaatcaaattttttggcCTTTTCAGaggtttacacggccgtgtaaacgaTTAAACACAGTATTTTTGATTCAGGCATTTACACGGCTGTGTAAATCCTTTCCTTTGATTTACACGGGCCATG is a window of Lactuca sativa cultivar Salinas chromosome 1, Lsat_Salinas_v11, whole genome shotgun sequence DNA encoding:
- the LOC128127079 gene encoding uncharacterized protein LOC128127079, with product MDLSESGKKRKLDIQELEEIRNEAYENEVLYKEKTRAFHDKMITRKVFHKGQKVLLYHSRFKLIPGKLRSRWVGPFVVTNVFEHGAIEITSEKTGKIFKVNGHRLKPYYEGFQVKNEEVEEVMDPKYEN